A stretch of Corynebacterium timonense DNA encodes these proteins:
- a CDS encoding RNA polymerase-binding protein RbpA, translating into MADRVLRGSRMGAVSYETDRDHDLAPRQMAKYRTPNGEVFDVPFADDAEIPEEWMCKNGQVGTLIEGEGVEAKPVKPPRTHWDMLRERRTIEELDVLLEERLEQLRKRRRTAARIAKEQQAQKK; encoded by the coding sequence ATGGCTGATCGGGTCCTACGCGGAAGCCGGATGGGCGCCGTGAGCTACGAGACGGACCGTGACCACGATCTCGCACCCCGCCAGATGGCGAAGTACCGCACTCCGAACGGCGAGGTGTTCGACGTCCCCTTTGCCGACGACGCCGAGATCCCCGAGGAGTGGATGTGTAAGAACGGCCAAGTGGGCACCCTCATAGAAGGCGAAGGCGTCGAGGCGAAGCCCGTGAAGCCGCCGCGCACCCACTGGGACATGCTGCGCGAGCGCCGCACGATCGAGGAACTCGATGTCCTGCTGGAGGAGCGCCTCGAACAGCTGCGTAAGCGGCGCCGCACCGCGGCGCGCATTGCCAAAGAGCAGCAGGCGCAGAAGAAATAG
- a CDS encoding SDR family oxidoreductase, with protein sequence MGTSQGTLLLLGATSEIGGEVAVRMCRGRPVVLALRDVGRGASVEKRLLEAGATAVRTVEFEATDLDSHRAVVEDAGEVTTAIVAFGVLGDQQRAERDEREAARIATIDYLAQVNALTVLADTMTRGEIVAFSSIAGWRPRRANYVYGSTKAGLDAFCQGLADRLHGSELKLITARPGFVIGSMTAGMTPAPMSVTPGVVADAVVRAAEGTRSATVWVPGRLRVLAAIMRLVPRPIWRHMPR encoded by the coding sequence ATGGGAACGTCGCAAGGCACGCTGTTGCTGCTGGGGGCCACCAGCGAGATCGGCGGAGAAGTCGCGGTGCGGATGTGCCGCGGCAGGCCGGTCGTTCTCGCGCTGCGGGATGTGGGGCGCGGGGCGAGCGTCGAAAAGCGACTGCTCGAGGCGGGCGCCACCGCGGTACGCACCGTCGAGTTCGAAGCGACCGACCTGGATTCGCACCGCGCGGTCGTCGAGGATGCGGGCGAGGTGACCACCGCGATTGTGGCCTTCGGCGTGCTCGGGGACCAGCAGCGCGCGGAACGCGACGAGCGCGAGGCAGCGCGCATCGCCACGATCGACTACCTCGCGCAGGTGAACGCGCTGACCGTGCTCGCCGATACGATGACGCGCGGGGAGATTGTTGCGTTTTCCTCCATCGCCGGGTGGCGCCCGCGCCGCGCCAACTACGTTTACGGCTCGACGAAGGCCGGCCTTGACGCGTTTTGCCAGGGGCTCGCCGACCGCCTCCACGGCAGCGAGCTGAAGCTCATCACCGCGCGCCCCGGCTTCGTCATCGGCTCGATGACCGCGGGGATGACGCCGGCGCCGATGTCGGTGACCCCGGGCGTCGTCGCGGACGCGGTCGTCCGCGCGGCGGAGGGGACGCGCAGCGCAACCGTCTGGGTGCCCGGCCGGTTGCGGGTGCTCGCCGCGATCATGCGCCTCGTCCCGCGCCCGATCTGGCGCCACATGCCGCGCTAA
- a CDS encoding YceI family protein produces MKRTPIIVTGIIAIVVLASIAIVPMVISLIRGGAGIKTEGINESSLQAASTDIDGTWSVSGASGPNQTSAGFTFFEVLPAERKSTSGSTREVSGSVTVESGTLSAGEIVVDMDTLTTDSDVRDNNVRRKILHTDQYPVATFVVTEPVDVTHVPDDGTVAPVELTGDLTIHGVTNTVTQEFAVARTGDNVVVAGDIPIARTDYGVETPEFVAAKIADEGEINIRVNLEKSE; encoded by the coding sequence GTGAAACGCACGCCCATCATCGTCACCGGCATTATCGCGATCGTCGTGCTGGCAAGTATCGCGATCGTCCCGATGGTCATCTCGCTCATCCGCGGTGGCGCCGGTATCAAGACCGAGGGGATTAACGAATCGAGCTTGCAAGCCGCAAGCACCGATATCGACGGCACGTGGAGCGTCTCCGGCGCCTCCGGGCCGAACCAAACGTCGGCGGGCTTTACGTTCTTCGAGGTTCTGCCCGCCGAACGGAAGTCGACCTCAGGGTCGACGCGCGAGGTCAGCGGCTCGGTCACCGTCGAATCCGGCACCCTCAGCGCCGGCGAGATCGTCGTCGACATGGACACGCTGACGACGGACAGCGACGTGCGCGATAACAACGTGCGCCGCAAGATCCTGCACACGGACCAGTACCCAGTAGCAACCTTCGTTGTCACCGAGCCCGTCGACGTCACGCACGTGCCTGACGACGGCACCGTGGCGCCCGTCGAGCTGACGGGCGACCTGACGATCCACGGCGTGACCAACACGGTGACGCAAGAGTTTGCCGTGGCGCGCACGGGCGACAACGTCGTCGTCGCCGGCGACATTCCGATCGCTCGCACCGACTATGGGGTCGAGACGCCGGAGTTCGTCGCCGCGAAGATCGCGGACGAGGGCGAGATCAACATCCGCGTTAACCTCGAGAAGTCCGAGTAG
- a CDS encoding lipase family protein, translated as MNVLPTILRASVPYVADPLRRAPRSDPDFAPATWLAGVAPGTLLRSSEISPVGLHSRLNPASAHRISYVTTDTRGRVLTATGAVMRSRVPWAGNGPRPTVAFAPSTQGVAARCDPSFSCTVGFAVRTGPLDAIASYEQPVISLLIAAGADVVLSDYPRDPEDHVMLYGDHFSAARALADAVRAARELGVDSRVLGLWGFSQGGGAAAGWMEAPEYAPELQVAAAVIGAPPVHLPEVLGHLEGSFVAPLALYAVAGLAAWDEEIADELYAHLSPAGIAAAEEARTTCAVGTVLQHPWATTREWTTAGIAMTELLADLPATRRRLAELELGTRPPLNAPTRLWAGLDDSVVPYDGVARLARAWGVELDTRRPPRVGVSHSLPYFLHAPWDVRWLMEHLGG; from the coding sequence GTGAACGTGTTGCCCACCATCCTCCGCGCGAGCGTGCCTTACGTGGCCGATCCGCTGCGTCGCGCGCCGCGCAGCGATCCCGACTTTGCCCCCGCGACGTGGCTTGCGGGCGTTGCGCCCGGCACTTTGCTGCGCTCTTCTGAGATTTCCCCGGTCGGGCTGCACTCGCGGCTCAACCCGGCGAGCGCCCACCGGATCAGCTACGTCACCACGGACACCCGCGGGCGCGTCCTCACCGCCACCGGCGCGGTCATGCGCTCGCGGGTGCCCTGGGCGGGAAACGGGCCGCGCCCGACGGTCGCCTTCGCGCCGTCAACGCAGGGGGTGGCGGCGCGCTGCGACCCCTCTTTCTCGTGCACCGTGGGCTTCGCCGTGCGCACCGGCCCGCTCGACGCGATCGCCTCCTACGAGCAACCCGTCATCAGCCTGCTGATCGCCGCGGGCGCGGACGTTGTTCTCAGCGACTACCCGCGCGACCCGGAAGACCACGTGATGCTCTACGGAGACCACTTTTCGGCAGCCCGCGCTCTCGCCGACGCGGTGCGCGCCGCGCGTGAGCTCGGGGTGGACTCGCGAGTGCTCGGTCTCTGGGGCTTCTCCCAGGGCGGGGGAGCAGCCGCCGGGTGGATGGAAGCGCCGGAGTACGCCCCGGAACTCCAGGTGGCCGCCGCGGTCATCGGCGCCCCGCCGGTCCACCTGCCCGAAGTCCTCGGCCACCTCGAGGGGTCCTTTGTCGCCCCGCTGGCGCTGTACGCCGTGGCTGGCCTCGCCGCCTGGGACGAAGAGATCGCCGACGAGCTCTACGCGCACCTGAGTCCTGCGGGCATTGCCGCCGCGGAAGAAGCTCGAACTACCTGCGCTGTCGGGACCGTGCTGCAGCACCCCTGGGCGACGACGCGGGAGTGGACCACCGCGGGCATTGCGATGACCGAGCTCCTCGCCGACTTGCCCGCAACGCGCAGGCGCCTCGCGGAGCTCGAGCTGGGTACCCGGCCACCCCTCAACGCGCCCACCCGGCTCTGGGCGGGCCTCGACGACAGCGTCGTTCCCTACGACGGGGTGGCGAGGCTCGCTCGGGCGTGGGGCGTGGAGCTGGACACGCGGCGCCCGCCCCGGGTGGGGGTAAGCCATTCCCTCCCGTATTTCCTGCACGCGCCGTGGGACGTGCGTTGGTTGATGGAACATCTTGGCGGGTAG
- the lnt gene encoding apolipoprotein N-acyltransferase, translating to MATLLRLALAVASGALVYCSYEPLGLWFLAIAGCAVFWIALMPWRDRPSGWLGALLGFVHGASIYVLLLPWVGEFVGAAPYLALSVALALYSIPVGAFGVLLARLRYGFVLFPLVYVAWEFLRSSFPFGGFPWVRLAWGQIEGPLRYLAPWGGTALVTTATVLVACAVVAVVASRRPAARLTALACAVVPAGLAFAAGAAAPPAGPTPEEATATVSAVQGNVPRLGLDFNAQRRAVLSNHVEQTKNLAASGADPDFVVWPENSSDVNPFADAEAAAQITEAVSAVDAPVVVGTITRDEVGARNTMVVFDPVTGAGDRHNKKYLQPFGEYMPMRDFFRLFSEYVDLAGNFKPGDGDGTVQVGDVILGVATCYEVAVDAAFRSAVDADAEILATPTNNATFGFTDMTYQQMAMSRFRAIETDRSVVVAATSGSSGIILPDGSVVEQSGIFEPALLTAELPLRSTVTPSMRFGAALEWLIVACGVAAMLWSLVRRRGGYAARENKDAPS from the coding sequence GTGGCAACGCTCCTGCGCCTGGCTCTCGCCGTTGCCTCTGGGGCGCTCGTGTATTGCTCGTACGAGCCGCTCGGCCTGTGGTTCCTCGCTATCGCGGGCTGTGCCGTGTTCTGGATCGCCCTGATGCCGTGGCGCGATCGCCCCTCGGGCTGGCTGGGCGCGCTGCTGGGCTTCGTCCACGGCGCCTCTATCTACGTGCTCTTGCTGCCGTGGGTGGGGGAGTTCGTCGGCGCGGCGCCGTACCTGGCTCTTTCCGTGGCGCTAGCCCTGTATTCCATACCGGTCGGTGCCTTCGGCGTCCTGCTTGCGCGCCTGCGCTACGGCTTCGTGCTCTTCCCGCTCGTGTATGTGGCGTGGGAGTTTCTCCGCTCGAGCTTCCCCTTCGGTGGTTTCCCGTGGGTGCGTCTCGCGTGGGGGCAGATCGAGGGCCCGCTGCGCTACCTCGCTCCGTGGGGCGGCACGGCTCTCGTGACCACGGCCACCGTCCTCGTCGCCTGCGCTGTCGTCGCCGTTGTTGCTTCTCGACGCCCCGCCGCCCGCCTCACCGCGCTCGCCTGCGCCGTCGTCCCGGCGGGTCTCGCTTTCGCCGCTGGAGCCGCGGCCCCGCCGGCCGGCCCAACCCCGGAGGAGGCGACGGCGACCGTGTCCGCCGTGCAGGGCAACGTGCCCCGTTTAGGCCTCGACTTTAACGCCCAGCGCCGCGCGGTGTTGAGCAACCACGTGGAGCAGACCAAGAACCTCGCCGCCTCCGGCGCGGACCCGGACTTCGTGGTGTGGCCGGAAAACTCCTCGGACGTCAACCCCTTCGCCGATGCGGAGGCCGCCGCGCAGATCACGGAGGCGGTCAGCGCTGTCGACGCTCCCGTCGTGGTGGGCACGATCACCCGCGACGAGGTCGGTGCCCGCAACACCATGGTCGTCTTCGACCCGGTCACCGGGGCGGGGGACCGGCACAACAAGAAGTACCTGCAGCCTTTCGGCGAGTACATGCCCATGCGCGACTTCTTCCGCCTCTTCTCCGAGTATGTCGATCTGGCGGGCAACTTCAAGCCCGGCGATGGCGACGGAACGGTCCAGGTGGGCGACGTCATCCTGGGCGTGGCGACGTGCTACGAAGTCGCCGTGGACGCCGCCTTCCGCTCCGCGGTCGACGCGGATGCCGAGATCTTGGCAACCCCGACGAACAACGCCACGTTCGGTTTCACCGACATGACCTACCAGCAGATGGCCATGAGCCGATTCCGCGCGATTGAGACGGACCGCTCCGTCGTCGTCGCGGCGACGTCCGGTTCCTCGGGCATTATCCTGCCCGACGGCAGCGTCGTCGAGCAGTCCGGCATCTTCGAACCGGCGCTGCTGACCGCGGAGCTTCCGCTGCGCAGCACGGTCACCCCGTCGATGCGCTTCGGCGCGGCCCTAGAATGGCTGATCGTCGCCTGCGGCGTCGCCGCCATGCTCTGGTCGTTGGTGCGGCGCCGAGGCGGGTATGCTGCAAGGGAGAACAAAGACGCACCATCTTAA
- a CDS encoding FxsA family protein yields MRLLLFAYFVVEVLAFIGVSSQIGLGWAFLAVFALSVFGGLGANIALRNSLRRAAGGQGSLGRLAGDGALLAVGWLLCILPGFVSSAVGLIMVFPPTRALLRRALTASATKAMEDFSVRVYSASPVAQYRTSYGTFTTPPTESSQPSQSSQPEVDVEKLEEWFRADSATDDDRRRGRDNGPEGTS; encoded by the coding sequence ATGCGGCTACTCCTTTTTGCCTATTTCGTCGTCGAGGTCCTTGCATTCATCGGGGTTTCGAGCCAGATCGGCCTCGGGTGGGCTTTCCTCGCGGTCTTCGCTTTGTCCGTGTTCGGCGGCCTCGGCGCGAACATCGCCCTGCGCAACTCGCTGCGGCGCGCCGCCGGCGGGCAGGGTTCGTTGGGCCGCCTAGCAGGCGACGGCGCGCTGCTTGCCGTCGGGTGGCTGCTCTGCATTCTGCCCGGCTTCGTCTCCTCGGCGGTCGGCCTCATCATGGTCTTCCCGCCGACGCGTGCGCTCCTGCGCCGAGCGCTGACCGCGAGCGCCACGAAGGCAATGGAGGACTTCAGCGTGCGCGTTTACTCGGCCTCCCCGGTGGCGCAGTACCGCACGAGCTACGGCACGTTTACCACGCCGCCGACCGAGTCCTCCCAGCCCTCCCAATCCTCCCAGCCCGAGGTCGACGTCGAGAAGCTCGAAGAATGGTTCCGCGCCGACAGTGCCACCGACGACGACCGACGCCGGGGCCGGGATAACGGCCCGGAGGGGACCAGCTAG
- a CDS encoding DEAD/DEAH box helicase, with the protein MALSAPLLDDFRATRPFPLDDFQVQACRSVDGGKGVLVCAPTGSGKTIVGEFAVYAALRRGTKCFYTTPIKALSNQKYHDLVNEHGEDAVGLLTGDVSVNGSADIVVMTTEVLRNMIYADSPQLERLAYVVMDEIHYLADRDRGAVWEEVILNLDDSVALIGLSATVSNSEEFGEWLNTVRGGTDVIVWEERPVPLSQYMMVGRKIFPLFEPGTDGRVNRDLEHAIERIDEDRAQEGRRDYEEGRGFRSRAAGRRSGKERPRDKTRPIGRPELVSALQGRDMLPAIVFIFSRAGCDGALFQCLRSRKELTTPEEQDEIKRIVDEGVEGIPEEDLKVLNFRQLRTAWSRGFAAHHAGLLPAFKHIVEELFVRGLVRVVFATETLALGINMPARTVVLEKLVKFNGEAHVDLTPGQYTQLTGRAGRRGIDSIGNAVVQWAPAMDPREVAGLASTRTYPLISPFAPGYNMAINMLKMNGYDDSIRLIEQSFAQFQTDRSVVGEVREIERRRAKVSSLRAQLERDIASYAPPSDDPVADVLDYLRLRRDLTDAEREARRHALEDRAAETAAILGRLQVGEVIALPGKKKPELAAVVQVAGKRHDPRPWVTTERGWSGRIDAAAFRNPPVVVGRIKVPRHMQDQPRRHARKVASMLHAANLRGPKKLREAARVRPSKKVTALREAVRSHPAHSWPATDREMLARVGEELVREERKLSSLERRVDSSTDSLGRTFERIVGLLTEMDYVEVVEGQPRVTEEGERLARIHNASDLLVAQCLKRGVWEGLDPAELAGVASMCVFENRKATGGAPDAATEPMAGAMNATERIYGEIVSDEQRHELPPTRVPDAAFALAAHQWTAGAPLGYAMAAAAESGAELTPGDFVRWCRQVVDLLEQVAATGYTDEIRRNARRAIDSIRRGVVAIGS; encoded by the coding sequence ATGGCTCTTAGTGCACCGCTGCTGGATGATTTTCGGGCCACCCGCCCCTTTCCCCTCGACGACTTCCAGGTCCAGGCCTGCCGCAGCGTCGACGGAGGCAAGGGGGTCCTCGTCTGCGCCCCCACCGGCTCCGGCAAGACCATCGTCGGCGAGTTCGCCGTGTACGCGGCGCTGCGCCGCGGTACCAAATGCTTCTACACCACCCCTATTAAGGCGCTGAGCAACCAGAAGTACCACGACCTGGTGAACGAGCACGGCGAGGACGCGGTCGGCCTGCTCACCGGCGACGTCAGCGTCAACGGCTCCGCCGACATCGTGGTCATGACCACCGAGGTTCTGCGCAACATGATCTATGCGGATTCGCCGCAGCTCGAGCGCCTCGCCTACGTCGTGATGGACGAGATCCACTACCTCGCCGACCGCGACCGCGGCGCGGTGTGGGAAGAGGTGATCCTCAACCTCGACGACTCCGTGGCGCTCATCGGGCTGTCCGCGACCGTGTCTAACTCGGAGGAGTTCGGCGAGTGGCTCAACACCGTGCGCGGGGGCACCGACGTCATCGTGTGGGAGGAGCGCCCCGTTCCGCTCAGCCAATACATGATGGTGGGCCGGAAGATCTTTCCCTTGTTCGAGCCCGGCACCGACGGGCGCGTCAATCGTGATCTCGAGCACGCCATCGAGCGCATCGACGAGGACCGGGCGCAGGAGGGCCGCCGCGACTACGAGGAGGGCAGGGGCTTTCGCTCCCGCGCGGCCGGGCGACGCAGCGGCAAGGAACGCCCCCGCGACAAGACGCGCCCCATCGGCCGGCCGGAGCTGGTCTCCGCGTTGCAGGGGCGCGACATGCTGCCCGCCATCGTCTTCATCTTCTCTCGCGCGGGCTGCGACGGGGCACTGTTCCAGTGTCTGCGCTCGCGCAAGGAGCTGACCACGCCCGAGGAGCAGGACGAGATTAAGCGCATCGTGGACGAGGGCGTGGAGGGCATCCCGGAGGAGGACCTGAAGGTGCTCAATTTTCGCCAGCTTCGCACCGCGTGGTCGCGCGGCTTCGCCGCCCACCACGCCGGCCTGCTGCCCGCCTTCAAGCACATCGTCGAAGAGCTCTTCGTGCGCGGGCTCGTGCGGGTCGTCTTTGCGACGGAGACGCTCGCCCTCGGCATCAACATGCCCGCGCGCACGGTGGTGCTGGAGAAACTGGTCAAGTTCAACGGCGAGGCGCACGTCGACCTCACGCCAGGGCAGTACACGCAGCTAACGGGTCGGGCCGGCCGACGCGGCATCGACTCCATCGGCAACGCCGTCGTCCAATGGGCACCGGCGATGGACCCACGCGAGGTCGCCGGGCTCGCCTCCACCCGCACCTACCCGCTCATCTCGCCCTTTGCACCGGGATACAACATGGCCATCAACATGCTCAAGATGAACGGCTACGACGACTCGATCCGGCTCATCGAGCAGTCGTTCGCCCAGTTCCAGACCGATCGCTCGGTGGTCGGGGAGGTCCGCGAGATCGAGCGTCGGCGCGCGAAGGTGTCGTCGTTGCGGGCTCAACTCGAGCGCGATATAGCTTCCTATGCACCGCCTAGCGACGACCCAGTGGCCGACGTGCTCGACTACCTTCGCCTGCGGCGCGATCTGACCGACGCCGAGCGCGAGGCGCGCCGCCACGCGCTTGAGGACCGCGCCGCCGAAACCGCCGCTATCCTGGGCCGCCTGCAGGTCGGCGAGGTGATTGCTCTGCCGGGCAAGAAAAAGCCGGAGCTCGCAGCCGTGGTCCAGGTCGCGGGCAAGCGGCACGACCCGCGCCCGTGGGTCACCACCGAGCGCGGCTGGTCAGGGCGTATCGACGCCGCCGCCTTCCGCAACCCTCCCGTGGTGGTGGGCCGGATCAAGGTGCCGCGCCACATGCAGGACCAGCCGCGGCGCCACGCGCGCAAGGTGGCAAGCATGCTCCACGCTGCCAACCTGCGCGGGCCCAAGAAGCTGCGCGAGGCGGCGCGGGTGCGGCCGTCGAAGAAGGTCACGGCACTGCGCGAGGCCGTGCGCTCCCACCCGGCGCACTCCTGGCCCGCCACCGACCGTGAGATGCTCGCCCGCGTGGGGGAGGAGCTCGTGCGGGAGGAACGGAAGCTCTCGTCCCTCGAGCGCCGCGTGGATTCCTCCACGGATTCGCTGGGCCGCACGTTCGAGCGCATCGTCGGGCTGCTGACGGAGATGGACTACGTCGAGGTCGTCGAAGGGCAGCCTCGCGTGACGGAGGAGGGCGAACGCCTCGCCCGGATCCACAACGCCTCCGACCTGCTCGTCGCCCAGTGCCTCAAGCGCGGCGTGTGGGAGGGGCTCGACCCGGCGGAGCTAGCCGGCGTCGCCTCGATGTGCGTCTTTGAAAACCGCAAGGCAACCGGGGGCGCCCCCGACGCGGCGACCGAGCCGATGGCGGGAGCGATGAACGCCACCGAGCGGATTTACGGCGAAATCGTGTCCGACGAGCAGCGCCACGAGCTTCCCCCCACGCGGGTTCCGGACGCCGCCTTCGCACTCGCCGCGCACCAATGGACGGCGGGCGCGCCGCTCGGCTACGCCATGGCGGCCGCCGCCGAATCGGGCGCCGAGCTCACTCCCGGCGACTTCGTGCGCTGGTGCCGGCAGGTCGTCGACCTCCTCGAACAGGTGGCGGCCACTGGATATACCGACGAGATCCGCCGCAACGCCCGCCGGGCTATCGACTCCATCCGCCGCGGCGTCGTGGCCATCGGAAGCTAG
- a CDS encoding M24 family metallopeptidase, with amino-acid sequence MKAFAPEVYRDRIRRVVDELRRQRMAGAVIGAGPELAYLTGSWVSSHERLTALCLSAEGAARLVVPATDAGGIDVAGVEIVGWRDGDDAHAMAASALGEGAQRGPVGLGSSLTADHVLRLQELLPETTLAARALAGVFAVKDALEIEQIGAAADAIDAVHARVPGLLRPGRTEEEVALDIERLILSGHDAVDFVIVGSGPNGANPHHSRSGRVLREGDPVVVDIGGSFGAGYHSDCTRTYQVAGPADPEFTQAYAVLQRAQQAAVEAAAPGMTAGALDAVARRIIAEAGYGDYFTHRTGHGLGLSLHEEPFIVAGSDVELREGMVFSIEPGIYLPERWGMRIEDIVVLEGSGARRLNRAPRGLR; translated from the coding sequence ATGAAAGCGTTTGCCCCGGAGGTCTACCGCGACCGCATCCGCCGCGTCGTCGACGAGCTCCGCCGTCAAAGGATGGCGGGGGCCGTCATCGGGGCGGGCCCCGAACTCGCATACCTCACCGGCTCCTGGGTGAGCTCCCACGAGCGGTTAACGGCGCTGTGCCTGAGCGCTGAAGGCGCGGCGCGCCTCGTCGTCCCCGCCACCGACGCTGGCGGCATCGACGTCGCCGGCGTCGAGATCGTAGGCTGGCGCGACGGCGACGACGCGCACGCCATGGCGGCCAGCGCGCTCGGGGAGGGCGCGCAGCGGGGGCCCGTGGGGTTGGGGAGCTCGCTTACCGCGGATCACGTGCTGCGCCTCCAAGAACTCCTGCCGGAAACGACGCTGGCGGCACGGGCGTTGGCCGGGGTCTTTGCCGTCAAAGACGCACTCGAGATCGAACAGATCGGCGCTGCCGCCGACGCTATCGACGCTGTCCACGCCCGCGTTCCCGGGCTTCTTCGCCCCGGCCGCACGGAGGAGGAGGTCGCACTCGACATCGAGCGCCTCATTCTCAGCGGCCACGACGCCGTGGACTTCGTCATCGTCGGCTCCGGCCCCAACGGTGCGAACCCACACCATAGCCGTTCCGGGCGCGTGCTGCGCGAAGGCGACCCCGTCGTGGTGGACATCGGCGGCAGCTTCGGCGCCGGCTACCACTCCGACTGCACCCGCACCTACCAGGTCGCCGGACCGGCCGACCCCGAGTTCACGCAGGCCTACGCCGTTTTGCAGCGCGCGCAGCAGGCGGCGGTCGAGGCTGCCGCGCCTGGTATGACGGCCGGGGCGCTCGACGCCGTCGCGCGCCGCATCATCGCCGAGGCGGGCTACGGCGACTACTTCACGCACCGAACCGGGCACGGGCTGGGCCTGTCGCTGCACGAGGAGCCTTTCATCGTCGCTGGCTCGGACGTCGAACTGCGCGAAGGCATGGTCTTTTCCATCGAGCCGGGTATCTACCTGCCCGAGCGGTGGGGGATGCGCATCGAAGACATCGTCGTGCTCGAGGGCTCGGGGGCGCGCCGACTCAACCGCGCGCCGCGGGGCCTAAGGTAG
- a CDS encoding polyprenol monophosphomannose synthase, with protein sequence MANTTLVIIPTYNEVDNLPLIVDRVLSATPDVDVLVVDDNSPDGTGGKADELAAAHPEVHVLHREGKEGLLAAYRAGFAWALERDYEIICQMDADGSHAPEELELLLGEISNGADLVIGSRYVEGGQVDNWSSERYALSRWGNRYISLALGDDVEDMTAGYRAFRREVLEAVDLDGLSTKGYIFQVDMVRKAIEAGFDVREVPITFVDRQLGESKLDASFASESLLEVTKWGAERQSAFLRELARETSKLLRHEIDQSGLWKTRRVVGDVAETAVNMVGEGAKLAGHELKRSGVYELPRRAARAADTAVEFVRETIRVGASGH encoded by the coding sequence GTGGCCAACACCACACTGGTGATCATCCCGACGTACAACGAGGTGGACAACCTCCCGCTCATTGTCGACAGGGTTCTTTCGGCGACACCGGACGTTGACGTCCTTGTTGTCGATGACAATTCTCCGGACGGCACCGGTGGGAAGGCCGACGAGCTCGCCGCGGCGCACCCCGAGGTCCACGTTCTGCACCGCGAGGGCAAGGAGGGACTCCTTGCCGCGTACCGTGCCGGCTTCGCATGGGCGCTCGAGCGCGATTACGAGATCATCTGCCAGATGGACGCCGACGGCTCCCACGCCCCCGAGGAGCTGGAGCTGCTTCTCGGCGAAATCTCCAACGGAGCCGACCTCGTCATCGGGTCGCGCTACGTCGAGGGCGGCCAGGTGGATAACTGGTCGAGCGAGCGTTACGCCCTCTCGCGCTGGGGCAACCGCTACATTTCCCTCGCGCTCGGGGACGACGTGGAGGACATGACCGCGGGCTACCGCGCCTTCCGCCGCGAGGTGCTCGAGGCCGTCGACCTGGACGGTCTGTCCACCAAGGGCTACATCTTCCAGGTCGACATGGTGCGCAAGGCGATTGAGGCGGGTTTCGACGTCCGCGAGGTGCCCATCACCTTCGTCGACCGCCAGCTGGGGGAGTCCAAGCTGGACGCGTCTTTCGCCAGCGAGTCCCTGCTCGAGGTCACCAAGTGGGGCGCCGAGCGGCAGTCCGCCTTCCTGCGGGAGCTCGCCCGGGAGACCAGCAAGCTGCTGCGTCACGAGATTGACCAATCGGGTCTGTGGAAGACGCGCCGCGTCGTGGGCGACGTTGCCGAGACGGCCGTGAACATGGTGGGCGAGGGCGCGAAGCTCGCTGGCCACGAGCTGAAGCGCTCCGGCGTCTACGAGCTACCGCGACGCGCCGCGCGTGCCGCCGACACCGCCGTGGAGTTTGTCCGCGAGACGATTCGCGTGGGGGCCTCCGGCCACTAG